Proteins from a single region of Tautonia marina:
- a CDS encoding phospho-sugar mutase yields MSTAQDDSVARVAQAVAEGKLSESAAKNIRRWLIESPFVPYRDRLRADIEQQRWRELDDAFFAVLEFGTGGRRGRMYPIGTNVLNERTIAESARGLADYVTSRKGSDAKRSCVIARDARRNSKEFAECCARVLAGAGFTVYLFPEPRSTPLLSFAVRHLGCDGGIMITASHNPPSDNGFKCYASTGGQVIPPDDSGIIACVEAVSEREIPEVSMDEGLKDGSIQLVGEEIDRSFIAAVVSQSVSDARNASIVYTPMHGVGDSACGEALRAAGFAKVNVLESQRQPDPDFSNVPGHVANPEVPRTLEPAIEEARRTGADLVIASDPDADRIGVALPVGPSSAGAWTTLTGNQIGALLAAFVVEQCQKAGSLRPDHYMVTTLVSTPMTRSIAEQAGIGMEDNLLVGFKWIGQRIDRAGPSNFLFGFEESHGYLRGTHVRDKDAAVAALLFAELVATLKERGQTVLDYLDELYRKHGHYGEALINKVYEGRTGLEKIRSLMAALREDPPHQIGGLAVTRVDDYGRHESRRPGSSAPPTPLPEPSGDLLIFTLDAPGTRFAARPSGTEPKIKFYLFARTDTSGLADGASVDTAKAETAQRLEQMAEDIHRYIASKVPEESA; encoded by the coding sequence ATGTCTACGGCTCAGGACGACTCCGTGGCTCGTGTCGCTCAGGCGGTGGCCGAGGGAAAGCTCTCCGAGTCGGCGGCGAAGAACATTCGCCGCTGGTTGATCGAGTCGCCGTTCGTCCCCTACCGCGATCGGCTCCGAGCCGACATTGAGCAGCAGCGCTGGCGAGAGCTGGACGACGCCTTTTTCGCCGTTCTCGAATTTGGGACCGGCGGACGCCGAGGCCGGATGTACCCGATCGGCACGAACGTCCTGAACGAGCGCACCATCGCCGAGAGCGCCCGAGGCTTGGCCGATTACGTCACCTCTCGCAAAGGATCAGACGCGAAGCGGTCGTGTGTGATCGCCCGAGACGCCCGGCGCAACTCGAAGGAGTTCGCCGAGTGCTGCGCCCGAGTCCTGGCCGGGGCCGGATTCACGGTCTACCTCTTTCCCGAGCCGCGATCGACCCCCCTGCTCTCCTTTGCCGTCCGACATCTGGGGTGTGACGGCGGAATCATGATCACCGCCTCGCACAATCCGCCATCGGACAACGGCTTCAAGTGCTACGCGAGCACCGGGGGCCAGGTCATCCCCCCCGACGACTCGGGGATCATTGCCTGCGTCGAGGCCGTCTCCGAGCGTGAAATTCCCGAAGTCTCGATGGACGAAGGGCTCAAGGACGGGTCGATCCAGCTTGTCGGCGAGGAGATTGATCGGTCCTTCATCGCCGCCGTCGTCTCGCAGTCGGTTTCCGACGCGAGGAACGCCTCGATCGTCTACACGCCGATGCACGGGGTCGGCGATTCGGCCTGCGGCGAGGCGCTTCGGGCGGCCGGATTTGCGAAGGTCAACGTCCTCGAATCGCAGCGTCAGCCGGACCCCGACTTTTCGAACGTCCCCGGTCACGTGGCCAATCCCGAGGTCCCCCGGACGCTCGAACCGGCAATCGAGGAGGCTCGCCGCACCGGGGCCGATCTGGTGATCGCCAGCGACCCCGACGCCGACCGGATCGGCGTGGCCCTGCCCGTCGGCCCCTCGTCGGCCGGAGCCTGGACGACGTTGACCGGCAACCAGATTGGTGCCTTGCTGGCGGCCTTCGTGGTGGAACAATGCCAGAAGGCCGGGAGCCTCCGCCCCGATCATTACATGGTCACCACCCTCGTCAGCACGCCGATGACCCGCTCGATTGCCGAGCAGGCCGGGATCGGCATGGAAGACAACCTGCTCGTCGGGTTTAAGTGGATCGGCCAGCGGATCGACCGCGCCGGGCCGTCGAACTTCCTGTTCGGGTTTGAGGAGTCGCACGGCTACCTCCGCGGCACCCATGTCCGCGACAAGGACGCTGCCGTCGCTGCGTTGCTCTTTGCCGAGCTGGTCGCAACCCTCAAGGAGCGCGGCCAGACCGTCCTCGACTACCTCGATGAGCTGTACCGCAAGCACGGCCACTACGGCGAGGCGTTGATCAACAAGGTCTACGAAGGTCGCACGGGCCTCGAAAAGATCCGGTCGCTCATGGCCGCGCTCCGCGAAGATCCTCCGCACCAGATCGGCGGCCTGGCGGTGACGCGAGTCGACGACTACGGCCGCCACGAATCGCGTCGCCCGGGTTCAAGCGCTCCGCCAACCCCCCTGCCCGAGCCGTCCGGCGACCTGCTCATCTTCACGCTCGACGCCCCCGGCACCCGATTTGCCGCTCGACCCTCCGGGACCGAGCCGAAGATCAAGTTCTATCTGTTTGCCCGGACCGACACCTCGGGCCTTGCCGACGGCGCGAGTGTCGACACCGCCAAGGCCGAAACCGCCCAGCGGCTGGAACAGATGGCCGAGGACATCCACCGTTACATCGCCTCGAAGGTGCCCGAGGAGTCTGCCTGA
- a CDS encoding CAP domain-containing protein — MARPTTRRSPRLETLEARKLLSADVTGEQQLMLELINEALINPESAAERVEQGLTRGAITAITRDGDSVESVISDIASSDSRPPVAWDASLADAAKRHTEYQIRLGGQTHDGPKGLETATDRVIAAGYGNPDTVAENIIYGVDSSEHAMRAFLADYGPGNSQDPHRENILQTSSDRNESHQDVGVAILPVEVSVDRSTPFGSPTPSTETKLVVTQVFARKEEAAPKILGVVFDDSNNDQFYDLGEGVSNAEVTITNSGTGQSSRVTTWSSGGYQAEVTPGVHQVEVRVNDRLVGRRDVVVGRENTKIDFRVNDAPRTVLQMPVSSTPRSTATSTVRPSVAPVAQRTVTFTPASTPAPAPAPTPAPSSAPTPTQIPSRSQFTSPNVATRTRASEQAPAAPPTLSPASLDPTPSNVNVISASRVDARPVARETRTFTNARPNPPEPTENSSALTLLKSSLSGGSVRSWRIAEGSASDSTLSASSR; from the coding sequence ATGGCTCGCCCCACGACGCGACGATCGCCTCGGTTGGAGACTCTGGAAGCCCGCAAGCTCCTGTCTGCCGACGTGACCGGCGAACAGCAACTGATGCTGGAACTGATCAACGAGGCACTGATCAATCCCGAGTCGGCCGCTGAGCGGGTGGAGCAAGGGTTGACCCGGGGGGCCATCACCGCAATTACCCGGGACGGCGATTCGGTTGAGTCCGTCATCTCCGACATTGCGTCCTCCGACTCCCGACCTCCGGTCGCCTGGGACGCTTCGCTCGCCGACGCGGCCAAGCGGCACACCGAATACCAGATTCGCCTCGGCGGTCAGACCCACGACGGCCCCAAGGGGCTGGAAACCGCCACCGATCGAGTGATTGCCGCCGGATACGGCAATCCCGATACCGTTGCCGAGAATATCATCTACGGCGTCGATTCTTCTGAACACGCCATGCGGGCCTTCCTGGCCGACTACGGGCCTGGCAACTCCCAGGACCCGCACCGAGAGAACATCCTGCAAACCTCCTCCGACCGCAACGAGAGCCATCAGGACGTCGGCGTGGCCATCTTGCCGGTGGAAGTCTCGGTGGATCGATCCACCCCCTTCGGCTCTCCCACGCCCTCGACCGAGACGAAGCTGGTCGTTACCCAGGTCTTCGCCCGCAAGGAGGAGGCCGCCCCGAAGATTCTCGGCGTGGTCTTCGACGACTCGAACAACGACCAGTTCTATGATCTGGGCGAAGGGGTTTCCAACGCCGAGGTCACGATCACCAACTCGGGCACCGGCCAGTCGTCTCGCGTGACCACCTGGTCGTCCGGCGGCTACCAGGCCGAGGTGACTCCCGGTGTTCACCAGGTCGAGGTCCGCGTGAACGACCGCCTGGTCGGCCGCCGAGACGTGGTTGTCGGTCGGGAAAACACCAAGATTGATTTCCGAGTCAACGACGCCCCCAGAACCGTCTTGCAGATGCCGGTGTCCAGCACCCCCCGATCGACCGCAACCAGCACCGTCCGGCCCTCGGTCGCTCCCGTCGCTCAGCGAACCGTAACATTCACACCAGCCTCGACTCCGGCTCCGGCCCCTGCTCCGACCCCAGCCCCAAGTTCAGCCCCAACCCCGACCCAAATTCCGTCTCGCTCCCAGTTCACCTCGCCGAATGTGGCCACCCGAACTCGGGCTTCGGAGCAAGCTCCGGCCGCGCCACCGACCCTCTCTCCGGCGAGCCTCGACCCGACGCCGAGCAACGTCAACGTGATCTCCGCCTCCCGCGTTGATGCCCGGCCCGTCGCTCGGGAAACCCGCACGTTCACCAACGCTCGACCCAATCCTCCCGAACCGACCGAAAACTCCTCGGCGCTCACGCTTCTGAAGTCGAGCCTCAGCGGCGGCAGCGTCCGATCCTGGCGAATCGCCGAGGGTTCGGCATCCGACTCCACCCTGTCCGCGTCGAGCCGATAA
- a CDS encoding S8 family serine peptidase encodes MHRFTRRTRCSALKFLPLDALESRTLLSLGAALPVAEAPPAQQELYSSEHIIVRYRPDAIEAASGHDLAGALVPGMRTVPVREGSSVEEALAFARSDPRVLYAQPDYVVSITASPDDPRFGSLWGLNNTGQSVGGLPGADISALEAWSVTTGSPDVIVAVIDTGIDLTHADLVPNLWVNSGEVGSNGQDSDGNGYIDDLHGWNFVNDSPNVQDDHNHGTHVSGTIGAVGNNALGVVGVNWNVKLMPLKFLDSSGRGYTSNAIKALNYAVEMGAHVSNHSYGGGGYSTAFVDAIAEARARGHIVVTAAGNNGSNNDLNPTYPANYEGDNLISVAATNAYDQIAGFSNYGVNTVHLGAPGVSILSSVRHGSYGYMSGTSMAAPHVTGAVALIRGLHPDWSYDQVIAKVLATVDPLSELDGVVITGGRLNLGRAVTSETNGPQIESAMALAGAENRIRLRFSEAIRPDSFTIEDVLSLTGPEGQGVSIGSVSVVPGSADREFDVVFSSAGVGTYQIVVGPKILDLAGNFVDQDRDGLNGTVPSDQFEASVTVTAPPTATVQILDDTQSGYAEVGYWRYSVLGGFDQTSRYAAAGDGAATATWSFAVTPGASYRVSATWSASPNRASNAPFRLLDDGQVQETILVDQRQTPGAFTEQGAGWEDLGVVTVSSGVLQVQLSNRADGFVIADAIRIEEVPAPPPPLVQVLDDTQSGYAEVGYWRYSVLGGFDQTSRYAGAGDGSATATWSFAVTPGVSYRVSATWSASPNRASNAPFRLLDDGQVQRTILVDQRQTPGAFTEQGTGWADLGVVTVSSGVLQVQLSNRADGFVIADAIRIEEVPAPSSWSSSLIELALFDENLSKASRRSPVLTGVDGSLLDELAQDFLRG; translated from the coding sequence ATGCACCGCTTCACGCGACGCACACGATGCTCTGCGCTCAAGTTCCTTCCACTCGACGCGCTCGAATCACGAACCCTGCTCAGTCTCGGCGCCGCCTTGCCGGTCGCCGAGGCACCACCTGCGCAACAGGAGTTGTACAGCAGTGAGCATATTATCGTTCGCTATCGCCCCGATGCGATCGAGGCAGCCTCAGGTCATGATCTCGCAGGCGCCCTGGTGCCCGGCATGCGAACCGTTCCGGTCCGTGAAGGAAGCTCGGTTGAGGAGGCGCTTGCCTTTGCTCGAAGCGACCCTCGGGTGCTTTACGCTCAACCGGATTATGTTGTTTCGATCACGGCGTCTCCCGACGATCCGCGGTTCGGTTCTCTCTGGGGGTTGAATAACACGGGGCAGAGCGTGGGCGGATTGCCAGGGGCCGACATCAGCGCGCTTGAGGCCTGGTCGGTCACGACGGGCAGTCCCGACGTGATTGTCGCGGTAATTGACACCGGAATCGACCTGACCCACGCCGATCTCGTGCCGAATCTTTGGGTGAATTCCGGTGAAGTCGGCAGTAACGGACAGGATAGTGACGGCAACGGCTACATTGATGATCTTCATGGTTGGAACTTTGTGAATGACTCTCCGAATGTTCAAGATGACCATAATCACGGAACCCACGTCTCGGGAACCATCGGCGCGGTCGGCAATAATGCGCTGGGTGTCGTTGGGGTGAACTGGAATGTGAAGTTGATGCCATTGAAGTTTCTTGACTCATCTGGCCGAGGCTACACGAGTAATGCCATTAAAGCGTTGAATTATGCAGTCGAGATGGGGGCACACGTTTCGAATCATAGCTATGGCGGCGGCGGATACAGCACTGCGTTTGTCGATGCGATTGCCGAAGCGAGGGCGCGGGGGCACATTGTTGTGACCGCGGCCGGGAACAACGGCTCCAATAATGACCTGAACCCGACCTATCCTGCCAATTATGAGGGCGACAACCTGATCTCGGTGGCCGCCACGAATGCGTATGACCAGATCGCGGGTTTTTCGAATTACGGTGTCAATACCGTCCATCTTGGAGCGCCGGGTGTCTCGATCCTGAGCAGCGTCCGCCATGGCTCATATGGCTACATGTCTGGAACATCGATGGCGGCGCCGCACGTCACGGGGGCCGTTGCCTTGATCCGTGGCCTCCATCCGGACTGGTCTTACGACCAGGTGATCGCCAAGGTGCTGGCGACCGTCGACCCGCTGTCCGAGCTTGACGGAGTGGTCATCACAGGCGGACGCTTAAATCTTGGTCGCGCGGTAACGAGCGAGACGAATGGACCTCAGATCGAGTCTGCAATGGCTCTTGCCGGCGCCGAGAATCGGATTCGCCTGCGATTCAGCGAGGCCATCCGTCCCGATTCGTTCACGATCGAGGACGTGCTTTCACTGACGGGTCCGGAAGGGCAGGGGGTGTCGATCGGCTCGGTCTCGGTGGTCCCGGGATCGGCCGACCGCGAGTTCGACGTGGTGTTCTCCTCGGCCGGGGTTGGCACCTACCAGATTGTCGTCGGCCCGAAAATCCTGGACCTGGCCGGAAACTTCGTCGACCAGGATCGGGATGGTCTCAACGGGACGGTCCCCTCCGATCAGTTCGAGGCATCCGTCACGGTGACTGCCCCTCCCACCGCGACGGTCCAGATTCTCGACGATACGCAATCCGGCTATGCGGAGGTGGGTTACTGGCGGTACTCCGTGCTGGGCGGTTTCGATCAAACGAGTCGCTACGCGGCGGCCGGCGACGGCGCGGCGACGGCGACCTGGAGCTTTGCCGTGACGCCGGGGGCCAGCTATCGGGTCTCGGCGACCTGGTCGGCGTCCCCGAACCGGGCGAGCAACGCGCCGTTCCGGCTGCTCGATGACGGGCAGGTGCAGGAGACAATTCTCGTCGATCAGCGTCAGACCCCCGGTGCGTTCACCGAGCAAGGCGCGGGCTGGGAAGACCTGGGGGTGGTGACTGTTTCCTCAGGCGTGCTCCAGGTGCAGTTGAGCAACCGGGCCGACGGGTTCGTCATCGCCGACGCCATCCGCATCGAAGAAGTACCAGCCCCCCCTCCGCCCCTGGTTCAGGTGCTCGACGATACGCAATCCGGCTATGCGGAGGTGGGTTACTGGCGGTACTCGGTGCTGGGGGGCTTTGATCAGACGAGTCGCTACGCGGGTGCTGGCGACGGATCGGCGACGGCGACCTGGAGCTTTGCCGTGACGCCGGGGGTCAGCTATCGGGTCTCGGCGACCTGGTCGGCGTCCCCGAACCGGGCGAGCAACGCGCCGTTCCGGCTGCTCGATGACGGGCAGGTGCAACGGACAATTCTCGTCGATCAGCGTCAGACCCCCGGCGCGTTCACCGAGCAAGGGACGGGCTGGGCGGACCTGGGGGTGGTGACTGTTTCCTCGGGCGTGCTCCAGGTGCAGTTGAGCAACCGGGCCGACGGGTTCGTCATCGCCGACGCCATCCGCATCGAAGAAGTACCAGCCCCGTCGTCTTGGTCGTCCTCGTTGATCGAACTCGCGTTGTTCGACGAGAACCTCTCGAAGGCTTCCCGACGGTCTCCGGTTCTGACCGGGGTCGATGGCAGTCTGTTGGACGAGCTTGCTCAGGACTTCCTGCGCGGTTGA
- a CDS encoding inositol monophosphatase family protein, whose protein sequence is MPTPELVVAEQAAQAAGEVLLRYRREGVSHRSKDIGNLITDADLEAERAIVDVLHRAFPEHAILGEEEAKHGDLDAEHLWVVDPLDGTNNFAHQLPHFAVSIAYYREGAAQCGIVLSPVSGDRFTAIRGAGAFQNGRPVRVADHERLDQSMIGVGFYYDRGAMMEATLRSISGLFRQNIHGIRRFGTAALDLCMVGCGQFGAFFEYQLAPWDFAAGRLFVEEAGGRVTNCLGAPLDLTVSSVLASNGRLHEAVLAIVRDNHPSSEPAS, encoded by the coding sequence ATGCCAACACCTGAACTTGTGGTCGCCGAACAGGCCGCGCAGGCTGCCGGAGAGGTCTTGCTGCGCTATCGGCGTGAAGGAGTCTCTCACCGCTCGAAGGACATCGGCAACCTGATCACCGATGCCGACCTTGAGGCCGAGCGCGCCATCGTCGATGTCCTGCACCGCGCCTTCCCCGAGCACGCCATCCTCGGAGAGGAAGAAGCGAAGCACGGCGACCTCGATGCCGAGCACCTCTGGGTGGTCGACCCGCTCGACGGCACCAATAACTTTGCCCATCAGTTGCCCCATTTCGCCGTCTCGATCGCCTACTACCGCGAGGGAGCGGCGCAGTGCGGCATCGTGCTCAGTCCGGTCAGCGGCGATCGGTTCACCGCGATCCGGGGGGCAGGGGCGTTTCAGAATGGCCGACCGGTCCGGGTTGCAGATCATGAACGCCTGGATCAATCCATGATCGGCGTCGGATTCTATTATGATCGTGGGGCGATGATGGAGGCGACCCTGCGCTCCATCTCCGGCCTGTTCCGGCAGAACATTCACGGGATTCGACGATTCGGCACCGCCGCGCTCGATCTCTGCATGGTCGGCTGCGGGCAGTTCGGCGCCTTTTTCGAGTACCAGCTCGCCCCGTGGGACTTCGCCGCCGGTCGACTGTTCGTTGAGGAGGCCGGTGGTCGGGTCACGAACTGCCTGGGAGCCCCCCTGGACCTGACCGTGTCCAGCGTGCTCGCCTCCAATGGACGATTGCACGAGGCGGTCCTCGCCATTGTCCGGGACAATCACCCGTCATCCGAGCCTGCCTCATGA